DNA from Dietzia lutea:
CGAGCGGGCGAGCGTCACGGCCGCGGACCTGCGCGGCGCGGACCTCGACGACCTGCGCGGGGCCTCGACACTGCGGGGCGCGCTCATTTCGCCCGAACAGGTCCTGGGCGTCGGACTCGCCCTCATCGGCGAGGCGGGGATCCGGGTCGAGTAGCGCAGCCGGCCAGTCCGGGCCGGCCGCATCGCGCGCGGCGTCAGGCCAGATGCGAGGCGGACGTCCGCCACTGGTTGACGGCCCGGTTGATGATCGCCTGGAGCTGGAGGATCTGGTCGCGGTCGGTGAGCGTGATGCCGGCGGCCCCGGTGCGCAGCCGGAGTTCCGGCACCCCGCGGTCCGCGCCGTCCTCGTCCAACACCACGGTCTCGGCGACGGACACCTCGAGAAACGGGTCGTCGTCCGGACCGTCGATCTCCGTGACGAGGTCCTGCCGGTAACGAGGGGTGGTGAGGTCGATGGCATCGGTCATGAGGGGCACTCCCGACTGGTCGGTGGGATCGCCTTAAGGGTAGGTGAGAAAAGCAGGTCAACGTACGCGTGGGACAGTGTGTGACGGGTTGTTGTGAATCCGTGACCCACGCCACCCCCGGGCGGCGATCCGGCCCGCCCCCACCCCGGCCGACCCCGCGTCCGCCTTGGTGGAGCCCGGGGCCCCCTGGTCTGGACGCGCCTCCCGAACTGGACAGTTGTGGAGAAAGTTGCGCGAGTTGCTTGTGTGACTGTTGTGGTTGCCACATACTCACCCCATGACTACTGCCGGATCGTCAGCCCGACGCGCCCTCCTCCCCCGACTTGTCGTCGCCCTGGCCTCTGCAGCAGCTCTCTCGGTCGGCCTCCTCGTCGTCGTCATCTCCCCCCGCGCCGACGCCGAGGTGCCGCTCTCGCCCGTCTACCACGGCCTCGCGCAGGGCCTCGACGCGTCCAGCTGGCAGCACCCACACGGTGCCGGCGTCGACTGGCACGCCGCCGCCGCGGCCGGACAGTCCTTCGCGTTCATCAAGGCCACCGAGGGCAGCGGGCCGGCCAACCGGTACTACGAGGCGGACGTCGCCGAGGCGCGCGCCGCCGGGATGCTCGTCGGCGGCTACCACAAGGCCCGGCCCGCGATGGACCCCGCGCAGCAGGCCCACGCGTTCGCCGACCGCCTGCAGTCGGTGGGCGGCCCTCAGTTGCCGCCCGTGCTGGACCTCGAGACCGACGAGGGGCTCGACGCCCGGCAGCTCGCCGACTGGACGCAGGTCTTCCTCGACACGCTCGCGCACCGCACCGGCCGCACGCCGATCCTCTACACGTACCGCTACTTCTGGATCGACCGCATGGCCAACACCCCGCGCTTCGCCGAGTACCCGCTGTGGCTCGCCGAGTACGGCGTGTCCGAGCCGACGCTGCCCATGATCGGCGGCTGGGACCAGTGGCTGTTCTGGCAGCGCTCGGAGACCGGCGAGGTGCCCGGGTTCGCCGACGACGTGGACCTCAACGTCTTCGCCGGCACCCGCGCGGACCTCGACGCGTGGCTCGGGCCCGTCGAGCCCGCGCCCGCTCCCGAGAACGCCCCGGCGCCCGCTCCCGAGGCCGTACCCGCCCCGGCTCCGGCCGCCGAGGCCCCCGCCCCGATCCCGCCCGAGGTCCCCGTGCCCGTCGAGGCCGTCACGATCCCCGTCCCGCGCGATCTCCCGACGCCGGACGGCGTGCGGCTGCCCGAGTCCATCGAGGTGCCCGCGGAGGTCATGGCGCAGCTGGCGGACGGGCTGCGCTAACGCCGCCGCCTGGCGAGCACCGCGCGCCAGCCCACCAGGAACACCCCGGTGACGACGCCGGCCACGATCATGAAGCTCCAGTGCGGCACCCGGCCGTCGCCGAGCCCGCGGATCACCATGCCCACCACCAGCGTGGCCAGCCACAGCAGGACGCCCGAGCCGATCGAGGAGGGCTCCCGGCGGCCGGCCAGCAGGACGAGCCAGCCCACCGCCAGGCCCACGAGGAACGGCCACGCGGTCCCCCACACCTGCGCCACGCCCAGGCCCTCGGAGTGTGCGCCGCGCCCGAAGGTGGAGAACACCACCACCAGTACGGCGTCGAGCACGATCATCACCGGTACGGCCACGGGCCTCACCTGTCCTTCTCTTCCCGGGCCTCCCGGCCGGCGAACGGGTGGGAGTTCGCCCCCGACGAGTCGTCCGCGGCGCCGTCCTCCCGCACCCGCACGCGGAGGAGCGGGAGCGGGCCGGAGTCATGGGTCACCGTCGGGCGCCAGGGCGTGCCGTGCAGCGGCCACATCGCGGTGAGCGCGGCCGGCGGGGCCGCCGCGACGGTCGCCCGAAGCTGTGCGGTGCGCGACGACGGTGACGACGACGAGGACTGCTCGCCCGGGTCGTCCTCGCCCAACGGGTCGGCGTCGGGGTCGACGTCCACGACACCCCGGTAGAAGAGGAAGAAGACCACCCACCCGGCCAGGGCGACCAGCACGAAGCTGACGATGCGATAGACGAACACGGTCGCGAAGGCCTGATGCGCGCCGAGGCCGCCCGCGGTCAGGGCGGTGATGAGCGCGACCTCGACGGTCCCCAGACCGCCGGGTGTGATGGGGGCGGTGGCGACGATCTTGCCGGTGACGTAGGCGATGCACAGGCCGCCGATGCTGTGCTGGGCACCGACCGCGTTGGCGGCCGCCCACAGGCAGCCGATGTCGGCGATCCAGTTGAGCAGGGAGAACGCGAACGCCTGCGCGATCTGCCGCTTGCTCAGGTCGACGGCGTCGGCCTGCTCGACGACCTTGCGCACGCCGGCCGCGCCATGGTCGGCGGGCTTGCGACGCCGGGCGTTGAGCCAGCCCAGGACCGCCAGCACCGATCCCTCGATCTTGTCCGGGTGGCGGGCCGCCCACTGGACCACCACGACGATCGCGACCAAGCCGAACGCCGACAGGACCAGCAGGAACGGGTTGGACACCGAGCCGACGAGGAAGAAGCCGAGCAGGGCGAGCAGCACGATGCCGACGGTCGACATGACGCCGGAGATGACGAGCTGCCACGACGCCACCACCCGGGTCGCGCCCCACTGCCGGGTCTTGCGGTACGTCAGCGTGGTGCCGAAGACCTGCCCGCCGGGGATGCAGGTGGAGAAGGCGTTGGCGGAGAACACGAGGCCGACGCTGGCCCAGTAGCCGACGCGGACGCCGGCGGACTGCAGCAGCACCTTCTGCACGGAGCCGTAGCTCGACATGGACAGGTAGGAGAAGACGAGCGCGGCCGCGATCCAGCCCCAGTGTGGCCGGGCGACGGCCTCGAAGCCCTCGGCGAAGAACGGCATCTGGCCGCGGAGCCAGTACAGGATGAAGCCCAGGACGGCGAGCGTCGCGCCGGCCTTCAACCACGGGTTGCCCAGGACAGCCCGGATACGGCGCCGTACCTCGGCGCCCCGCGTCCCCGTCATTGCCTCACCATAACCAGAGCGTGCCGCCCGTCCCAGGATCCCACACCGGGGACCCGGGGCGGCGGTCACGCCTCTGGATCCTGTCGACGTTCCTGCATCAGGCGGGCGATCAGTTCGGAGGCGGGGATCTTGCCGCCGGGGGCGGACCCGGGCTCGTCGTCGTACTCCGTGTCGTACACGGGCTCGTACTCGGACTCGGGCTCGGCCTGCGGCTCCGGCTCGGGGGCCGGCTCGGGCTCGGCCTGCGGGGCGCTCGTGTCCTCGGGCTCGCGGTCGAGCACGGCGACCGACGTGGCGGCCCCGGCCGGCGCGTGCGCCGCCCCGGCGCCCGCCTCACCGGAGTCCGTGGCGGCGGCGTCCGGGTCCGCCGACGGTCCCGCGACCGCGTTCCCGGCCGTTCCCGTGCGGTCGGCCTCGGCGGGCCGACCGGTGAGGAGCTCGGGCTCGTCGTCGATCTCCGCCTCGCCCAGGCCGATCCGCTCCTGGACCCGCTTCATCCACTTCGGCGCCCACCAGTTGTCGGTGCCGAGCATCTGCATGACCGCCGGCACCAGCAGCATGCGGATGACGGTGGCGTCGATGATGAGCGCGGCGATCATGCCGAACGCGATGTACTTCATCATCACGATCTCGGAGAAGGCGAATGCGCCCGTCACCACGATAAGGATGAGCGCCGCCGACGTGATGATCCGGCCGGTCTGCGCGACGCCGCTGCGGATCGCCACCGCGGTGCGCGCGCCGCGGGAGCGGGCCTCGACCATGCGCGAGACGAGGAACACCTCGTAGTCCGTGGACAGTCCGTAGATGATCGCCATGAGCAGCACCACGACCGGCGAGGTGAGCGGGCCCGGCGTGAAGCCGAGCAGCCCGGACAGGTGCCCGTCGACGAAGATCCACGTGAGGATGCCCAGCGTGGCGCCCAGGCCGAGCATGTTCATGATGGCCGCCTTGATCGGCAGCACCAAGGACCCGAACGCCAGGAACATCAGCAGCGTCGTGGCCACGAGGACGTACAGGACGAACCACGGCAGCCCGGCGATCAGGGCGTCGACCGAGTCCTTCTCCATCGCGGGGTTGCCGCCGACGAACACCTCGGTCCCGGCGGGGATCGGGAAGGACTGCAGGTACTCGACGGTCTCGGTGGCCGCGTTGCGGTCCTCCACGCCGGCCTGCAGCACCACGACCTCGCGGCCCTGCGAGTCCTGCTCACCCGAGCGGGCGAACTGGAACGGGCCGGTGAGCCCGGGCGCGGAGTTGGCGGCCGAACGGATCTGCGACAGCGTCGCACCGTCCGAGCCGAGGACCACGAGCTTGACCGGGTCGGTGCGGGTGCCCGGGAAGTTCTGGTCGTACTCCTCCTGCGCGACGCGCGTGGGGTTGTCGGGCGGCAGGTAGGTCTCGTTGATGCCGCCGAACTTCACGCCCGAGAACGGGATGATGAGCGCGACCAGCACCACGACGACCGGGATCGCCACGGCCACCGGGCGCTTCATGGAGAAGTCGGCGACACGGCCGAACAGGCCGTTCTCGACCTCCTCGCGGGTCCGGTGCCGCTGCATCCGCTTGATGCCGAGCGCGTCGACGCGGCGGCCGAGCAGCATGAGCACGGCCGGCAGCAGGGTGACCGAGAGCGCGGCGGCGAGGATCACCGCGGCGATCGCGCCGTAGGCGACGGACTTGAGGAAGTCCTGCGGGAAGACCAGCAGGCCCGACAGGGTCACGCCGACCATGACCGCCGAGAACACCACGGTCCGGCCGGCGGTGGCCACGGACCTGCGCACCGCGGCGTCCGGCGGATAGCCCTCGGCCATCTCCTCGCGGAACCGGCTCACCACGAACAGTCCGTAGTCGATCGCCAGGCCCAGACCGATGAGGGTGACGACGTTCTGTGCGAACGAGTTGACGGGCGTGACCAGCGACAGCAGGTGCAGGGCGCCGAGCGAGCCGAGGATCGTCAGCACACCCACCGCGACCGGCAGGAACGCGGCCACGACGCCGCCGAAGACCACGATGAGCAGGAGGAACACGAGCGGCAGCGCGATGAGTTCCGCACGCACGAGGTCGGCGTCCATCCCGTCCTGCAGGGCGCCGGCGACGGGCTGGAGGCCGGCGATGTCGGTCTCGATGCCCTCGACCGGGATCTGGTCCTCGATCGCCCGGAAGTTCTGGAGGATCTCCTCGGCCTCGCCGGCGATCTGGATGGAGGCCACCGCGATGCCGGCGTCACGGTTGACCAGGGCCGGCGACTGGTTGAACACGAAACTGGTCACACCGGTGACCTGGTCGGGGTTCTCGGTACGGATCGACTCCAGCGACTGCCGGATGGGCTCCTGGAACGCCGGGTCGTCGACCGACGTGCCCTCGGGGGCGTGGTAGGAGACCACGACGTCGCCGAGCGCGTCGCGCCCGTACGCCTCCTGCTCGAGCTGCTCGGCGGTCGCCCATCCGCTGTCGGGGTCCTCGAAGCCGCCCTGGCCGAACGGGTTGCCGAACGCGGAGCCGGCGAGGCTGAGGAACGCCATGACGAGCACGGAGCAGATCAGGACGAGGATGCGGCGGCGGGCGACGAACCGCCCGAGTGAGTTGAACACCGGGGAAGCTCCTAGCGCGAGGTGAGCAGTGCCGACAGCGGCCGCAGCGGCTGCAGCCAGGCACCCTCGTCGGGCAGGTTGTCGAGGCTGACGCGCGGCAGCGGCTCGCGGAACACCCCGGGGATGTCCTCGAGGTCGAGGAACGTGATGGTGTCGTGCTGGACGGCCCAGGTGGCGTGCTCGCGGAACCCGATCACGGCGACCGGGATGTCCTCGGCCAGCTCCTCGAGGGGCTCGCGGAACGCCTGCCCGTCGGCCGAGGCCACCACGACGCCGGCGAGTCGGCCGGACTCGGCGCGCCGGTCGATGTGCTCGAGCATGTCGTCGTCGACGTCGGAGTCGTCGCTGGTCTTGGGCTTGGCGAAGACGGCGAAGCCGACGTTGCGCAGCGCCTCGACCCACGGACGGACGTTGTCCGAGGTGCCGGGGACGATGTTGGTGAAGACGGTCGCCTCGGCCTCGAGGGCGTCCTGCGTCCGCACGGACAGGTCGGCGGTGTAGCCGAGCAGCCAGCGGCCGAGCGCGTCGAAGCGCGGGCGATACACGGCGGTCGGGCGGCCGCCGAGGATCGAGCCGAGGCCCATGTCGACGTTGGGCGCGTCCCACACGAGGAGCACCACCCCCGGTCCGTCGGGCGTGGCCACGTCCGTCGTGTCGTGGTTGCGCATCTCGTCTGGTGGGGTCATCGCGTCGTCCGCCTCGGTTCTCGTCGTTCGGGGGTCCTGGGGTGGGGCGTCAGTGCACCCGACGCCAGAGGAACTCGTTGATCACCCGTTCCTCCTGCAACCCCTTGCCCTCGAACTTCGTCACGGGTCTGTCCAGACTGAACGGTACGTGGCGGAGGTCCGTCGCGGGGTCCAGCCGTTCCAGCGCGGGCTCGGCGTCGCCGGTCTCGGCGATCCACTCGGCGTAGTCGGCGTGATCGGTGGCCACGTGAAGCACGCCGCCCGGTCGCAGTCGCGAGGCGATGAGCTGGAAGGTGCCGGACTGCAGGAGCCGCCGCTTGTGGTGGCGGGCCTTGGGCCACGGGTCGGGGAAGAACACGCGGACGCCGTCCAGGCCGGCCGGGGCGATCATGTTGGTGAGCACGTCCACGCCGTCGCCGCGGATCATGCGCACGTTCTCCAGGCCCTCGCGCAGGATCATGCCCAGCAGCTGGGCCAGTCCGGGCTGGTAGACCTCCACGGCGATGACGTCGATGTCCGGTTCGGCCGCGGCCATCGCGGCCGTCGACGTGCCGGTGCCGGAGCCGATCTCGACGATCAGCGGTGCGCGACGCCCGAAGAGCGCCTCGGGGTCGACGATCTCGTCGGAGACGTTGCGACCGTAGGTCGGCCAGTGCTCCTCCCAGTTGCGCTGCTGCCCGGGTCGCAGGGTGCCGCGGCGGAACCGGTAGGCGGTCACCCGGGGGAAGAGACGGGCACTGTCGTCCGGGGTGCCACCGGCCGCGTGTGCGGGGTTCTCGCTCTGGTTCACCCGGCCATCATCCCGTAATCAGTGGTCGGCACCGAATCCGGGCGTCGGGGCGCGAGGGGAAGGCCTTGCCGCTCGCAGGCCGTCAGGCCACGATGAGCGCGTGCCGACCGCGACCCCCGACACCGAGCCCCCGGCCCCGGTGCGCGCCCCCGATCCGGACCCCGCCGCGCGGGTCCGGCGCCTGGTGGCGTCCGCCCGGGAGCGGGACGGGGGCCGGGGCGTGACCGGTCCGGTGGAGGCCGCCGTCGCGCGTGTCGACGCGCCGGCCGACATCCGCATCCGCGGGGGCCTGGGCTCGGGTCGCCGCACGCTCGCCGCCGCGCTGCGTGTCCGCCGGGGGTGGCGCGCGCGCGTCGACGACCTGGACGTCGTCGCGGCGCCCGGCGCCGGGCCCGTCGCGCCGCCGGACGCGGAGATCGTGTGTCTGCGTACCGCCCCGTGCCGCCACGAGGAGGCGTGGATACGCCGCGCGCGCCGGCACCCGCTGCTGGTGGTGGCGACCGGGGTCGACGACGACGAGGACCCGCCGCACTGGGCCCGTGGGCTGCCCGCCGTGGACGCGCGCGAGCCCGAGCACCGGTCGGTCGACGGCGTCGTGTCCTTCCTCGACCTCGCCCTGCACGATCTGTCGGCGACCCGGGTGGCCCGTCTCGAGGCCGAGTTGGAGATGCTCGCGGTCCACGACGAGGTGGGCGACCTCGCCGAGGCCGCCCTGTGCGCCCTGGGCGCGGCCGCGCCCCCCGGATCGGCGTCGACGTGACGGCCGCTCCGGCCCCTCCCCGCGAGCTGACGATCGCGGTCCTGGGGGCCCGGGACTCCGCCGCCCCCGCCGTCGCCTCGGCGTTGTCCGCCGCAGCGGGCACAGCGTTGTCCGCCGCCGCGGGCCCGGCCGCCGACGCCGGCGCCCGGATCCGCGTGCTCGTCGACGCCTCACCCGAGGACCGGCCGGACGCGGCGGTCCTCGTCGTCGACGCCGTCTGCCCGGTGCGCCCCGACGATGTCGAGGTCGCGCGCGGCGTGGCCGCCCGCCTGCCGATGGCGGTGGCCGTGGCCGGGCGCGCCCGCACGTGCACGGCCGAGCGCCTCTCGGAGACGGTCGACGTCACCACGCGCCGCCTGGTCGACGCGGGCGTGACGTGCCCGGTCCACGTCGTCGACGAGGGCCACCCCGGCGCCCCCGCCGCGCTGCTGTCGTCGCTGCTCGCCGCGGTGCGCGCGGGCTCTGAACCCACCGCGCCCTCCAGCCCCGGACCGCGGCGCGCCGGGCCCGACCCGGCGACCGCCACCATCGACTGGCTCCTCGCCCGCCGCACCGAGGCCATCACCTCGCGCTCCCAGGCGCTGCGCCAGGACGTGCAGGCACTGCGCATGGAGGTGGTCCAGGACCTGCACCGGTCCGTGCGCGATCTCGGCGGCCGCGCCCGCGAGGAGCTCGCCGCCGCGCCGCGCTCCCGCGTCGACGCCCTCGTGCACCGCCTCGCCGCCGACGCCGACGCCGCCGTGGCCGCCACCGTCGCCCGTGCCGACCGCCGCGCCGACGCCCTCGTCGCCCGGCACCTCGGCTCGACCGCCCCGGCCGGACCGCGCATACCCGCGCCGACGAGCGGCCTCACGCCGGGCCGCCCGCCCCGCAACACCGGGGAGGAACTGCTCGTCATGATCACCGGTGCCGCCGGCGGCACCGGCGTGGGCAGGATGCTGCTGGCCCCGCTCGCCGAGGTCCCCGGCGCCGCGGCGCTCGTCATCCCCCTGGCGCTGCTGTGCGGCGTGGCGCTGGGATGGGTCACCGTCTCCGTGCGCCGGACGCAGGCGCTGCGCACCCACACCGTCGCCGCGGTGGTCGACAGGCTCGCAGCGCTGCGCGCCGAGACCGAACAGTCCCTCGGCTCGCGGATCCTCGCCGCCGAGGCCACCATCACCGACGGGTTCGCCCACGATCCCGGGCCCCGGGTCACCGACCTCGAACGGCGCATCCGCCGGATGCGTGCCGAGCAGGCCGCCCGGTCCCACACCACCGCAGGGAGCACGTCGCCATGACCGATCCACTCGCCGGCCCGGACCCGTTCGACCACCACACCGCGCCCGACGTCTGCGGCCTGGAGGGCGCGCCGCTGGCCGAGCCGTCGTCGCTGGGGCTGCACGTCCCCGTCGGTGACGAGGTCCTCGACCTGGGCTCCCCCGAGGCGGACCTCGACGGGGACGGCTTCATGGAGGCGGTCACGCGCGGCGACGACCGCGGCCTGACCGTGTACACGGACGTCGACGGCGACGGCACGGTCGACCACGTCTCGACCGTGCGCTTCGACGGCAGCTACGACTCGTGGCGGCTGGCCAACCCGGCCGAGGGAGTACCCTTCGGAGGCTTCACCAACGAGGCCGGCGACCCGGCCTCGCCACCCCCGCCGCCGGCGCGGTGGGAGCGCACCGACCACGGGCACATCTGAGGGATCCCTCACATCCGGGTGCGAACGGGGGCTCGGACGCGGCGATCCGCGCCGGTTGGCGATACCCTGTGACCAAGACCATGCACCACGCGCGAGGAGCAGTGATGACCACCACCACCATTCCCGGCCTCGAGGGTCAGGCACCAACCGATCACACCGAGATGCTCGCGTGGATCGCGGAGGTCGCCGAGCTCACCCAGCCGGACCGGGTCGTCTTCGCCGACGGCTCCGACGCGGAGTGGGATCGCCTCACCGCCGAGATGGTGGAGGCCGGGACCTTCGTCAAGCTGAACGAGGAGAAGAAGCCCAACTCGTTCCTGGCGCAGTCGGACCCCAAGGACGTCGCCCGCGTCGAGTCGCGCACGTTCATCTGCTCCGAGACCGCCGAGGGCGCCGGCCCGACGAACAACTGGCGCGACCCGGCCGAGATGCGCGCCCAGATGACCGACCTCTACCGCGGCTGCATGCGCGGGCGCACCATGTACGTGGTGCCCTACTGCATGGGCCCGCTGGACGCCGAGGACCCCAAGCTGGGCATCGAGCTCACCGACTCCGCGTACGTGGTCGTGTCCATGAAGATCATGACCCGCATGGGCTCCGCGGCCCTCGAGAAGATCGGTGCCGACGGCGCCTACGTCAAGGGCCTGCACTCGGTGGGCGCCCCGCTCGCCGAGGGCGAGAAGGACGTCCCCTGGCCGTGCAACGAGGAGAAGTACATCACCCACTTCCCGGAGCCCCGGGAGATCTGGTCCTTCGGCTCCGGCTACGGCGGCAACGCCCTGCTGGGCAAGAAGTGCTTCGCGCTGCGCATCGCCTCCGCCATGGCCCGCGACGAGGGCTGGATGGCCGAGCACATGCTCATCCTCAAGCTCATCTCCCCCACCGACGAGGTCCACTACATCGCGGCCGCCTTCCCGTCCGCGTGCGGCAAGACCAACCTCGCGATGATCCAGCCCACCATCGAGGGCTGGCGCGCCGAGGTGGTCGGTGACGACATCGCCTGGATGCGCTTCGGCGCCGACGGTCGCCTCTACGCCGTCAACCCCGAGTACGGCTTCTTCGGCGTGGCCCCCGGCACCAACTACTCGTCCAACCCCAACGCCATGAAGACGCTGGAGCCGGGCAACGCGATCTACACGAACGTCGCGCTGACCGACGACGGCGACGTGTGGTGGGAGGACCTCGAGGGCACGCCGGACCACCTCATCGACTGGCTGGGCAACGACTGGACCCCGACCGGCGACGGCAAGCCCGGCAACGCCGCGCACCCCAACTCGCGCTACTGCGTGCCGATCAACCAGTGCCCCGTCACCGCGCCCGAGTTCAACTCCCCGGAGGGTGTGCCGATCTCGGCCATCCTCTTCGGCGGCCGGCGCGCCGACACGGTCCCGCTGGTCAGCGAGGCGTACTCGTGGAACCACGGCGTGTACATCGGCGCGACCCTGTCCTCCGGGCAGACCGCCGCCGCCGAGGGCCAGGTCGGCGCGGTGCGTCGCGACCCGATGGCGATGCTGCCGTTCGTCGGCTACAACGTCGGCGAGTACTTCCAGCACTGGGTCGACATGGGCGCCCGCGGTGGCGACAAGATGCCCAAGATCTTCCTGGTCAACTGGTTCCGCAAGGGTGCCGACGGCCGCTTCCTGTGGCCGGGCTTCGGCGAGAACAGCCGCGTGCTCAAGTGGGTCATCGACCGCATCGAGGGTCGCGTCGAGGGTGATGAGACGGCCGCCGGCCTCACCGCCCGCGCCGCCGACATCGACATGACCGGACTCGACACCGCGATCGAGGACGTCGAGGCCGCCCTGGCCGTCGACCCCGAGGAGTGGCGTCGCGAGCTGCCGCTCATCACCGAGTGGCTCGAGTTCTGCGGCCCCAAGGTGCCCGCCGAGGTGCACGAGCAGTTCGCCGCCCTCAAGGAGCGCCTGGGCTGACACTCTCCCCACACGGTCGATAGCGGACGGGTCACACATTCTTTTTCCGGTGTGACCCGTCCGCTATTACTATGTGTTCGACGCTCTTCACAGTGGCGCCGACAATTGTCAAAGTGGACGGCTGAGTGGGGAGCACCGCGTTCCCGCGGGAGGAGAGGTATGAGAGCCACCGTCGTCGGACTCATCGCCCTCCCCGTGACGGCCGCGGGCCTGGTACTCGCCGTCACGGTCCTGGACTCCGGGAACGGAGAGGTCCCTCCCACCGCTGCCGAACGCACCGCCACCGCCTCTTCCGGCGGGACCTCCGGCACCGCGGGCGAGACCCGGGTCGCCGCCCCCGAGCCCGCCGGCACCGCCATCGAGGGCATCCGGCCCCACCTCACCGTGATCGACGGCCTGTCCGCCCTCCCCGTCCCGGCGCCGATCCCCTCGATCCTGTCGACACTGTCCGCGCAGCCGGCCGACCTCGCGCCCCTGCCGCCGCGGACCGACGGCCGTACCGAATCCGCGCGCTCGAGAGTTGGAGCGGCGGCCGGTGACGGCGCCCAGCGCGGCCAGATCCGCGACACCGTGGACCGCAGCGAGCCGCTCGGCTCGGCAGGCTCGGGCGAGGACGACGCCCTGACGGACGGCACGGATCCCCGCGCTCCCCGGCCGGACCAGGATCGTCCCGGCACGCCGTCGCCCATGGACGACGACCCGAGGGGCGAGGTGCCCACCGGCGACGGCGACGAGGACGTCGACCCCGCCGAGGGCACGCCTGCTCCGGACGGTGACGGCCCACCACCTCTGAGTGACCGGCCTCCGCAGTCGGGCCGACCGCCGCTCACCTCGCCCGGCCCGCCCGGTGGGGGCACGCCCCCGGCGGATCCCCCGCCCTACGACGTCGACGACCTCCCGACCCCGGACGCGGGCACCCCCGATCGTCCGGAGCACCCGTCCGACGGGGACGCGCCGGTCGTGATCGGGCCGGTGCTGGGCGCGCCGATCGTCGTGCCCACCCCGGACGTCCCTGTCGGGGACACCCCGGACGTCCCTCCTGGGGGCACCCCGGGCGCGGCGGCCCCCGCCGATGACGGCTCCGCACCGAGGTGAGCCCCGCTCTCCGGAGGTCACAACCGGCCCGCTGGTGGCATTCGGCGCGCCTGCGCATCACCGTCAGCATCACATTGGTCACCGCGGCCGTGTTCGCCGCGATGGTGGTCTTCATGATCCAGCTG
Protein-coding regions in this window:
- a CDS encoding phosphoenolpyruvate carboxykinase (GTP), which produces MTTTTIPGLEGQAPTDHTEMLAWIAEVAELTQPDRVVFADGSDAEWDRLTAEMVEAGTFVKLNEEKKPNSFLAQSDPKDVARVESRTFICSETAEGAGPTNNWRDPAEMRAQMTDLYRGCMRGRTMYVVPYCMGPLDAEDPKLGIELTDSAYVVVSMKIMTRMGSAALEKIGADGAYVKGLHSVGAPLAEGEKDVPWPCNEEKYITHFPEPREIWSFGSGYGGNALLGKKCFALRIASAMARDEGWMAEHMLILKLISPTDEVHYIAAAFPSACGKTNLAMIQPTIEGWRAEVVGDDIAWMRFGADGRLYAVNPEYGFFGVAPGTNYSSNPNAMKTLEPGNAIYTNVALTDDGDVWWEDLEGTPDHLIDWLGNDWTPTGDGKPGNAAHPNSRYCVPINQCPVTAPEFNSPEGVPISAILFGGRRADTVPLVSEAYSWNHGVYIGATLSSGQTAAAEGQVGAVRRDPMAMLPFVGYNVGEYFQHWVDMGARGGDKMPKIFLVNWFRKGADGRFLWPGFGENSRVLKWVIDRIEGRVEGDETAAGLTARAADIDMTGLDTAIEDVEAALAVDPEEWRRELPLITEWLEFCGPKVPAEVHEQFAALKERLG